One Eurosta solidaginis isolate ZX-2024a chromosome 5, ASM4086904v1, whole genome shotgun sequence DNA segment encodes these proteins:
- the LOC137233772 gene encoding uncharacterized protein, giving the protein MQKQEKRRELRLKRFWRTPKTTSSEDSTGYESPTRTKPTNDAQRFNHLHYTSLAQSAPGGPENGTAYNKPTCSLPLLQVWPSQDSPRGEADGQSFIFPVIAETSTSSSSGAGSSSTTGDSAGAGSSTTNTTTTSSNTSGTNVINNNSNSNNSSNGNQLTLSGNGIDRSSLYCDTLHAGDSGIDSVQASPSPNALPPPPGIALFGGGLGIGSNSCHVSPATTPTRGSPNLSLGGARASISVGAPNYRRKSSALLHPDHARLFALRMKHAAALERAQTSPDQTSIEDATEFHDNGLAPNMRLCSASSSTTSSLTSVAAVSLSGVVGVGAIGVAGGSTSSSAAAMAACLAASAGAVSQQRVSDPWLQPQSDRERDRESRYERRRSSTMTARYSLFDALDLEYVLLRAAARGSVGPYSLNESIHKLTFTQSLAFPALARGLATKSRRSHTRTSSRPLNPNESGLNTCAKVVTAVILVGISFMVFLIVYKFVRT; this is encoded by the exons AAACAAGAAAAAAGACGCGAACTGCGTCTGAAACGATTTTGGCGTACACCAAAAACAACATCATCGGAAGATTCAACTGGCTATGAGAGTCCAACACGCACCAAACCCACAAACGATGCGCAACGTTTCAATCATTTACACTACACTAGCCTAGCACAGAGTGCACCAGGTGGTCCAGAAAATGGCACCGCCTATAATAAACCGACGTGTTCGCTGCCGCTGCTGCAAGTGTGGCCCAGTCAG GATTCACCGCGCGGCGAGGCGGATGGCCAATCATTCATCTTCCCTGTCATCGCTGAGACGAGTACGAGTAGTAGTAGTGGAGCTGGCAGTAGTAGTACGACTGGTGATAGCGCGGGCGCTGGCAGCTCTACcaccaacacaacaacaacgagTAGCAACACATCTGGCACAAACGtaataaacaacaacagcaatagcaATAATAGTAGCAATGGCAATCAGTTAACGCTCAGCGGCAATGGCATAGATCGCAGCTCGCTTTACTGTGATACTTTGCATGCAGGAGACTCTGGCATCGATTCGGTACAAGCGTCTCCATCGCCAAATGCACTGCCACCCCCACCCGGTATCGCGCTGTTCGGTGGTGGTTTAGGTATCGGCAGCAATTCCTGTCATGTTTCACCCGCCACAACACCCACGCGTGGTTCACCGAATCTTTCATTGGGTGGTGCACGTGCTAGCATTAGTGTTGGTGCGCCAAATTATCGACGCAAATCCAGCGCACTACTACATCCCGATCATGCACGCCTATTTGCGTTACGCATGAAACATGCAGCCGCATTGGAACGCGCACAAACTTCACCCGATCAAACGAGCATTGAAGATGCCACGGAATTTCATGATAATGGTTTGGCGCCGAATATGCGTTTGTGTTCTGCGTCTTCGTCGACGACGTCGTCGCTGACTTCCGTTGCAGCGGTAAGCTTAAGCGGTGTAGTTGGTGTGGGAGCAATCGGTGTAGCCGGCGGCTCTACGTCATCCTCCGCTGCAGCTATGGCAGCTTGTTTGGCCGCCAGCGCTGGTGCGGTTTCACAGCAGCGCGTCTCCGACCCTTGGCTGCAGCCGCAATCGGATCGTGAACGTGATCGTGAATCGCGTTATGAGCGTCGTCGCTCCTCAACAATGACAGCGCGTTATTCGCTTTTCGATGCATTGGATTTGGAATATGTGCTTTTACGTGCTGCGGCGCGCGGTTCCGTGGGTCCTTACTCGTTAAATGAATCCATACATAAATTGACGTTTACACAATCTTTAGCATTTCCGGCTCTAGCGCGCGGTCTCGCCACCAAAAGTAGACGTTCGCATACGCGTACAAGTTCGCGTCCATTAAATCCAAATGAATCGGGTTTGAATACGTGTGCGAAAGTTGTAACCGCTGTTATATTAGTGGGCATATCGTTTATGGTGTTTTTGATTGTTTACAAATTTGTACGGACGTGA
- the LOC137233794 gene encoding uncharacterized protein, protein MLPKRFFVKIDFELHAVTCPGVWLCTHGYLEVTIKTLGYFFRTGAMEPRFPLLCHDKFTMEGYFKSVGSLCELERVLASEQVEITLWQNGRRMAYFLGKLADVMHSDMPKLTCEHNINVQILMKPTSAFPGIIAPKVELSARVGVKDRLSSTTPSNRDKRKSTRNTDLRELEFDTTHVTNRHGLQQSSAAASCFNYLEEKRRQRSVCHAKTSCGSGFSTVSCAQPCGNASKLLDNESVACKSDGERRLSIGSSINRNSSPNLSQITRMSSPRQHSHYNCSVSTITAPDEHQRQCYICQSYRKVFS, encoded by the exons atGTTGCCCAAGCGATTTTTTGTCAAAATCGATTTTGAGTTGCACGCG GTGACTTGTCCCGGCGTTTGGCTTTGCACGCATGGTTATTTGGAAGTGACTATCAAAACCTTGGGCTATTTCTTTCGTACCGGTGCAATGGAGCCCCGTTTCCCTTTGCTGTGCCATGATAAATTCACTATGGAAGGATATTTTAAATCTGTTGGCTCACTATGTGAGCTGGAACGAGTTCTGGCCTCCGAGCAAGTTGAGATAACGTTATGGCAAAATGGACGCCGCATGGCCTACTTTTTGGGCAAATTAGCTGATGTAATGCATTCGGATATGCCCAAACTGACCTGCGAGCATAATATCAATGTGCAGATACTAATGAAGCCAACGTCAGCGTTTCCG gGTATTATAGCGCCGAAGGTGGAGTTGAGCGCACGAGTGGGTGTTAAAGATCGGTTGTCATCAACTACGCCAAGCAATCGTGACAAACGGAAGAGTACAAGAAATACCGATTTACGCGAGCTAGAATTCGATACAACGCATGTGACGAATCGTCATGGCCTGCAGCAATCCTCCGCAGCGGCAAGCTGTTTTAATTATTTGGAAGAGAAAAGGCGTCAAAGATCTGTTTGTCATGCAAAAACAAGTTGTGGAAGTGG ATTTTCGACAGTTTCATGTGCTCAGCCATGTGGCAATGCATCGAAATTATTGGACAATGAATCAGTTGCATGTAAAAGTGATGGCGAACGACGTCTATCAATTGGCTCCAG TATTAACAGAAATAGCTCACCAAATCTAAGTCAAATTACAAGGATGAGCAGCCCTCGTCAGCATAGTCACTACAACTGCTCGGTTTCGACAATAACGGCACCTGACGAACATCAACGCCAATGTTACATATGCCAATCTTACCGTAAAGTATTTTCGTAA
- the Gem2 gene encoding protein Gemin2 — protein MATKSGEVLYQVEQKPNRKANVLYKSSKPLDGNDEMDISSGSSKMDTFQQQALEIQEPGPDFDPTAPPKDGEEYLTHMLYERKQCPAVMVKDPSKVVKNQTAAALTENFKDQEQPLKSIPVPGERPTKEWKEFQLIDFEQTREKVVMLRLELHRQKYDQTLEPPLTNEPATWRKFCQENPPLLKLVLRFSQRTLEQLLEYICDWLREGEENDVLRKLATTDDATPSTSNAACDMTSANDEKVLDLTDTDAWIGTWLYATLSCLHIPIEPEVHSTLRDIARVCIRLRGRLPKTMAGKAVPYNLFICLVAGAFGQSDFGEFV, from the exons ATGGCCACTAAAAGCGGCGAAGTGCTATATCAAGTCGAACAAAAACCAAATCGTAAAGCAAACGTGCTTTATAAATCAAGCAAACCATTGGACGGGAACGACGAAATGGACATTAGCAGTGGAAGCAGCAAAATGGACACATTTCAACAACAG GCTTTAGAAATACAAGAACCTGGGCCAGATTTTGATCCGACCGCGCCACCCAAAGATGGCGAAGAATATCTCACGCATATGCTGTACGAACGCAAGCAATGTCCGGCTGTGATGGTGAAGGATCCAAGCAAGGTTGTGAAAAATCAGACAGCAGCAGCACTGACTGAGAATTTCAAAGATCAGGAG CAACCACTTAAATCTATACCCGTACCCGGTGAGCGCCCAACAAAGGAATGGAAAGAATTCCAATTGATAGATTTTGAGCAAACACGTGAAAAAGTTGTAATGCTACGTCTTGAATTGCATCGACAAAAATATGATCAAACATTAGAGCCACCATTAACCAACGAACCTGCAACGTGGCGCAAATTCTGTCAAGAGAATCCACCATTACTCAAACTCGTATTACGTTTCAGTCAACGCACGCTAGAGCAATTGTTGGAATATATATGCGATTGGTTGCGTGAGGGCGAAGAAAATGATGTATTGCGTAAATTGGCAACCACAGACGATGCAACGCCATCAACATCCAATGCTGCTTGCGATATGACTAGTGCAAATGATGAAAAAGTTTTAGATCTTACTGATACGGATGCTTGGATAGGTACTTGGTTATATGCTACCTTATCCTGTCTACATATACCCATTGAACCAGAGGTGCATAGCACTTTACGTGACATAGCACGTGTTTGCATACGGCTGCGTGGTCGTTTACCAAAAACGATGGCTGGCAAAGCAGTACCTTACAATTTATTCATATGTTTGGTAGCAGGTGCTTTTGGGCAAAGCGACTTTGGTGAATTTGTGTGA